aaaaaaataacattttggaaaactttttttctcctttttttgacaaaacaaattacaaaaatgatATACTTTCATATCAGTATGGTAGATATGTTGACAAAACTTGCAGCTGAACACCAAAAGATGTTTGTCTACAATTTagtcataaatatttaatagtATGGAccaatattaataatttaatgtcCACTTTTTGGACACTTTGCAAGGTGTTGAGCCTGTTTCCCCACATTCAAAGTTAACTGGaagcaaataaaagctttttgagAACTTTACAGGGGAATCCCCATGGCCATTAAGTACATGTATTAACAGAATATCACTGAGCCAGATTGTCCATTCATtatgaaaatatgaaatatatatacatacatatatatatatatatatatatatatatatatatatatatataaagactATGCAGGATACAACTGTGTCAGAGTGTCACAGAGTGTGTCAGAGCAGAATTTTAGccatttcagtcaaaccttaTATACGATGTTATGCATAATCTCAtccaatattgtgagatcttgcatgatTTCTTAACTCTTGAATTAACTcttacagtatgtgttgaggacgactctcagctactaccacatggaATCGTAGCTCCATATCTGTGATTTTACCTGAGtgatagtcatttttgtgttggttaaggttgaTAAGCTGAGCGACCATTtcgaattggtttgactccaaaagttaacgagCTGTTGGTGAACAtctaatcattactttctgagagtttcattcaaatctatcgagtggttcttgagatattttgctaacagactgatacacgaacacacacacagacatgagcaaaaacatgataGCTGCTTCGACTTCTGGgcgattaaaaacaaaacctgagactttgaaaaataaagcaccCCTGGAAGGAAAACCTACTTAGTATTACCAGAATAAGAGCGTGCAGGTTGTTTATTTCATACATCAGCAGGCCTTAGCTGCTGACAGTGGAATATTATGGAGCTGAGCTGCTGGATCGTCTCAAGCTGATACTATAAGATTTGGATAAACTGCTTAAAAAACACACGCATGACACTGTTCGctttcatgaataaaacaatgttCCTTCACACTCGCACAGCATGGGCGGCTCCATCAtgcatactaaaaaaaaaacaaaaaaaacggaGACATGCTTCTTCGACACGTCTGATTTTTAATCCATGAAAGAGGAGCCCGTCGCCGGATTATCAGCTTTTCATCTGCTTCTAATAAAATGAGTCACCTGCAATACTCTGTCCTGAGACGAGACTCGAGGGGAGGACAACTTAAGAGCATCATCCTGGGGTGAAAAGTTCACAGCAGCAGACGAGAACAGGCAGggaaagagctttaaaaatagGTCTATTTCTCTTTAGCCTGAAGAACACGGTATTCCTTTCTTTGATCAGAGGgggggaaaataataaaataaaaataaaggaaatataGAAGTGGGGGCGCCTGGAGACAGATAGAGGGGAAGAAAGAGAGAGGACTGAGCATGTCAGTGGAGGGAAAAAGCTGAGAGATAGTGGTATCAGAGCTTCAACATGGCAGGATGTGACATGtgcagagcaggaagaggaaacTGGACAGATATAGATTAGTTTGGTAGCCACTCCTGAAAACATGGCTATCCCATTAGAAGCCTTGGTGGCGGCTAATGTGTTTATCAGAGCAAACACGTCAGGTCTAGTCCTAAACCTTGGAGAGAttctgcagcaaaaaaacaccAACCACGGGAGGGCGAAATGTGACTTTagatcagtttttgttgtttctttccaTGTTTTTAAGACAAAGCTTATAGGCGTGTCAATTTAATGTCCTCCGCAGAGCtcgaaaagtaaaaataaaataaaataaagaggtTTCACCCTTGGGTCAAACAGCAAATCTCATCAGAGTTAATATGGGTCATTAATTAGTACGACTTTACTGCCCCCCGGCTAATTTCACCACGTGGGAACCTTTCAGATAATAGGACAGGGTTCAACAGCGAGTCTTACCGAGTTAACACCAAAAGCAATACCAGCTCTTTGTGGGAAAACAAGcacttctttcattttcttacaAAGcaccagattttttttgttgggggggggggatctgaggatttctgctcagaaaaaaaaagcccagagaAAAACAAGCCAAATAACAACAACTTAACATTAAGTCCCACAGCGTGAAGAAATTTATTCTAATTTCTGGAAAGTCTTACAAAGAGgtgtcacaaaacaaaagcatgtttgttttcttttaacaagcaaaaaaaaaaggctaaactgCTGTGGAGGCTCAGATATTTTGCATACATATTCCACTaagaataaatttataaaaaggtAAACAAGCAATTACTAATTCCTttaagacaaatacaaaaagaagtaatattctgctttcttttttgtaaataacttAATGAGTGTTAGAATGGTTTGGGGTTTGttagaaataaatattatgAGTGTCAGGAAGTCTCTGAGCTGCATTAACACTCAGGATATGAACCGAGAGCTAATTAAAGAGTTTTAGGCCATCAAAATCTAATAAATAGCAAAAACGTTCACCTTAAAATTACAATCTTGAGCCTTaattttcatttcatctttatacttatgacaaaaacagaaaaacagcaatgGATCTGTACACATCCCGAAGGAAAGATTAGCTAAatctgcagccatcttgaattggatcgagCTGCAGATGCACATCTGATGATGACTTTCTAAGAACTTGTTCTTAagatggaatattttgctaacagatataAAAAAGGGATGACTCCAATgcattttagcaaaaacaaaaaaaaaaaaaaaaaaggtgtagagctcagagtacgtgttgggaatgactcttcgctactaccacaccgaatctCAGCTCGACAGGTATACAGTCGACTGaatttgagtcatttttgtgcttgctatgGTGcataagctgtggcggccatattaaATTGGGCTGACTAATCTAATGACTAATTTAGgcgagtttcataaaaatccatccagtggttcatgacatattttgctaacagacagacaagcacacaGAAACTTGTTTCTTTCAGGTGTGGGCGTTAAACCTTTTGCTTCAAAGCAAGCTCAGACAGCCATAAATATAtggaatataaatataaatgaatgcACTTTCGCTTCTGGTGAACTAATAAAAGGAGAGGCCCTCTGGATGTAGTCACATAACAAGAGTATTATGGGTGTGTCTGTGCAGCTGCTGGAATAAAGCCATCTGATTAAATATGTTTGGACtcggtaaaaataaataaataaataaaaaactttaggACAGCCTGCATCCTCTTCAGAGACTCGCAACCTGCTGACCTCTGCAGGACGAGTTAAAGTCCCTGTcatgatggaggaggaggtgtggggGAGAAGAGGAGAAGTTCAGCAGACAGAGAGGCTCTGGTTGTTTTCAAACATTCACCACAAAGTAGTCCAAATAAAGGGCGGTGGTCCCGAGAGCTGTCAGGACCACCGGAGCCACGAGAACCCACCTTCAgacagctccagctccagctccgcCAGCTTCTCCCGGACCTCCGCCGGCAGGGTCATAGCGACAGCCGGCGTGGGCTCCAGCATCATGGAGAGCAGCCCGGTGGAGGTTCTCTCGGCCATGGGTGGTCCAGAGCGGGCGCTGGGTCCGCTTGGTGGAGGCGGGGAGGAAAGGACAAGaccagaaccaaaaaaaaaaaaatgacagcaaaagCTCTTCTTCCTCAGTTGGTTTCGGCTCGGAGCAGATAGGGTGTTGgtgcctcctctcctcctcctccgccgccgctTCGTCGCTCAGATGTGGGAGAAATCTGTCCAGCCGTCATGACACGGCTAGCCGCAGGGCTAGCAGACACACCTGGCTCCGTGCTCCCATGGAGAAGTTCGGACtggaggggtggtggtgggggggtgacAGGGTGGTGTTCACGGTCCGCTCCGGAGCCCTGTCGGCGGCTGTGTCCGTCTCCTCAACTGTGGAGGAAAAACTCATTCAACTCCTCGCTCGCTTCCCACGGCGCAGTCGCCATTGCATCATAGCAACAGCGGCCCCGGACCGTGCGCGCTCACGACGGCGTGTGTaagtgtgtgcgtgcgtgcacGCGCGCTCCCTGCCCGGCGCAGCTCGTCTGCCTCCTGCTGTCCCGGTTCTGCGGCGCTGGAAGCGTTCATTCATGTAGAAAACACTGCTGGACCTGTTGCTGACATgtgaaaccaaaaccaaacaaacacgtcaaattaaaggcctggcacgacttgaagggatgcatatcgcccgccgcctttcatgccagagttttagaccaggATCATGTGGAGTCATGACTCTCCAcctccacaccaaattttagttttaattaacaattaaattttttgttgttttaatttaaagccagTTGcaggtggcagccatcttgatatatatatatatatatatatatatatatatatatatatatatatatatatatataaataaaactgataacaaactgttttgttgctgatttATTAATGCCAGCAAGTTATTCCATATATACAGATAGATGTAAGACCAGACTTTTTTATTATCctcgtttttattttcacaatttcAAATTAGCTCCTTTTCTTGTGTATTTACTGTCTGTATTGGCTAAAACatcaatattaataataataaaacactgccAAATTTAGAAAGGTTTCCAAACTTTGTCActctaaacaaaacatttgttaatgtttttaatttctgaataaaagtttgtttcagaTCTACAGTTTAACTCATTTATCCTGAAGATGCCATTCTCTGTATTCTcccattttaatttgttttaatgtaaaaacatctgtttagGTTGAAGCTCTTGACTCGGGCCTGATGTTAAGGGAAATTATCAGATTTCACCCAAGTATCAACATGAAAAATCataaatgaattaataaaatTGACGAACACTTCAGTCCAGGTTGCAACACATTTATTAACATAAGCAGATTTGGTCAAAGGGAAAAGCAAAGCCTTTTTCGGCTGGGTAAAACTTTAATAATCAGACTTTATTTGAGGAGATCTTCGTCCTTTAACATAACTGAGTTTTgattaaatcttttgaaaaagGTGGTAAGTACAACTCAAACTCCACTGAACACATCATTCACTTTTataaattcaaaagcaatggtCAGAATCCAATTGTTCCTGTTCAAACACCTTCATATAACTTCAATTTAAAGGCAAACTCACAAACAAATACCATTTATTTAtgataaatgtgtaaaacatgaagaaaacttCTCAATATATCTTTAGGGCTCTTTAATTTTGACTACTACTTTTAACAAAACGTCTAAACTCAAAACATTTATGGCAAAACTTCACCCAACCTTTGCTAAAATGTCTCTTTTGCTTTCAGGCTCCAGTTTTATGGgacaaaaatacagaatcaGTTGTTCTCTGTGTTGCCTTTTTAGACATGTGACAGTGCTCAGTatttaaatgattcatttttttatattttatataaaaaaacaacataaaaactgttaaatgcATAAAGTAAAATACGTAATAGATGTAAGGTACACAGTGTGACGTCAGTAGTTAATGCTCAAAAACAAATAGCTACAAAGTGAGTGGatgtgagttttattaaactttaataatatTACTatattattcagtttaaatattCTACTGTAAATTATACTTTTGTTTAGACTCACTCATAAGTTCTGTATATTTCAGGTAGGAGtagttttcagtcttttgtaaaaaaaaataaatgaagtacaaaaatgagcagaaaaaatgttaaatatacaataaatatataGGAACAGTTAAATAAGTGTTGGTCCTTCAATAGAAAGAAAAGTGTTGTGTACAAACCGACCACTAGGTGTCAGCgtacacaaaataaacatgttctTCAGCGGCACAGTTTTATATTCCTTTAAATAATATGGGATTAGAGGTCTAGTAACAGTTACTGTGACTCTTCTATTCTAGGTAAAGGTTTTTCCTTAAAGTGTGCTTCACGTCGATGTGGTATGTCGCTCCGGGATTCCGTTTGTTGTGCTCGAAGATGGCCCCGTTCATCTCTGTGTGAACGTCAACGAGGCTCGTTCTCCTGTCGGGACGAGAGAAAAGGACAACAAGAAGAGTTCAGCTGAACGTTACAACACGGCGCCGAACCAAGATGGCCGAGTGTTAGTTTCTACCTCCGCTGGGCTTTGTGCAAGCCGTCCGTCAGAGTCTTCAGATAGACCGAGCGGTGCTGCGGGTGATTCAGATGGCGTTCGTCCGTCCAGCAGTGACTCCAGAAGATGTCTGCTTCTGAGGGGATTTTAGAACGTTCTAGCTGCCTACTCCAACCATCGACCTCGACGTTCTCGTCCCGGCAGGCCGCTCTCGCACAGGGGAGCACCTCCTCATCGCCGTACCTCTGGATGAAGAAGAGTTTTGGCTTGCCGGCCAGCGCGGGACAAGAATCCGAAGTGAAGAGACCTCTGATGGAGTCTATGGGTAATCTGGTGTTACACAAGTCCGTACCAAAGAGGTGGTTAGCTGAACCCCGGGAAATGATGCAGCAGACAAATCCATCATATCTGCGGTTGTCTCTTTGTCCAAATATCCCTTTGAGAGACTGAAGTATGCCATCAGAATCCAGCCATTGGAGGAGGCGAACATCGAAGTGAAGCTCCTTAAACATGTTCTCTAACATCcctgaatgaaagaaaaagacaccAGGTTACAACAGATCCTTGATGATCAGGTACAGAAATAAAGATGTGGTTTTACAttaattattcagttttaggttttattcaaacagtTAAAATGAAGGATTTCAGCATCTGACTTCATGGATGTTAGGATGAATTTAACATGGAACAAGAACAGGAGAAGCTTTCCAACgaaactgtgtttctgtgtatttataGTGTTTTACTTGTATCCGTTTCACTTTTCCTAAGCAAtctcatttctcatttatttttttactcattcCCTACATtgactttctgtttttggtattttgttctgcttttaccTGATACTTCCCTACACGTGTAGTTTGAACTGCTTTTAccgtttatgtttttaaagtataATTTTATCTGGTATGTTTGCTAAAAAAACGGCCCTGTGCAGAATGATTTAATCTATTTaagcataaaaagtaaaacaacaaaataaaactaaagaaatttgcattttctgtgaaaaggttgtgAAAATGCTTGAGTGCTGGATGACTGCTGAAATCTGTTGAAGAATACATTTTTTCActgaactgttaaagttaaaaacaagacgaacaaaagctaaaaatcagcaaaactgtaacCAAAAGCTAATAGGAATGGAATagttgctaaaagctataaCTAGCAGGACAAtagttaaagctaaatgtaggaaAATGGTTGCTGAAAGTAGCATAAGATGACAAATGGAGCGAGTATGCTGTAaagttaaatctttttaaacatatagaagttcaaaagtcatagcacccatgccctgaatgagctgaatgttttgatgcatgattggctaaaacagcacaaagtgtgcagaagtagtttgatcacaaaaaaaagcataaaatgagAAAGTCTGCTTAACTTCTCATCATTTTCTACAAATATGTTTGAGCCAACATCATCAGTTCACAATAAATACTAGCGTGTGAAGGAAGTCTACATAAAGACTAATTAACGCTCCACTATTTTGATTTTTCTATATTTCTCTTGTGTTTAACTAGAAATCCCCTGACTGTAAAAAGGAGATTTATATGACACTGATGAGTTGCTATTATCCATCCAATAGGTGCTGAtacttttacagtaaaatggTTTCCAAAGCAGAGCTCTAACCCACaactgattttttgttttgttttgttttacatagtCCTAGTTCTCTTAATTAAAACGCCCCGTCTCTCACCTCCGTCACGGCCCACACAGTCTATAATCACACAAACTCCTCTGGGGTTAGAGGTGAAGTCGTACTGTTCTATCAAACTCTGAAGAAGAGAGCACAGACATGTTAAAAACGCACTTTTTACCACTTCATCGCAGATATAAAGAAATCAAAAGTTCAAGGAATGAGTCAAGTTTACCCCTCTGCTTGGCTCTCTGCATACAGGCAATGACACGACTACTTTGGCTGTTGAAAGAGTAATACGGCAAAATgcacaacaaagtaaaacaccTGTGTACCCTGAGGGGCTTTCCTGCTGTTACTTGGTAACCATAAAGCCCCGTGTGACAAAGTGTAATTTAACATTATCCGTTTACAGTAGGCTAAAAGGGAATTGAACCAAAACGgccacacaggtaaaaacatatCCCTATCACCGGTTTAACTTTGTAGCCAGACTTACCAAAATGCTGCTGGGGTTGTCTTTGTTTAACTTCctacatgaaacaaaaacagaagttgtttttttaaatacatttagctTCAGAAAAATGAGGGGAAGTCTTAACATTCGCACACCGTTTTACTCACAGCAGCTCGACAACTTTGCTGTCGAGACAAAGGCTCGGCAGAGGTCTcacctttagaaaaaaaacacaaaaaaacaaaacaaaacacctaaTTAGCCGAACAGCAGGGATCTTTTGCGAGACGAAACTCTTAAAAATACACACTGATTTATAGAAACTGTATTTAGTTGCCATATCAAACACACAATCTTCATATAATCCAAACCTAAAACACTTTTAGCACTTCTTATTTGATTGTTACTGtttgaaatgattattttttgaaaataggggcagatattataagatttttttcttcttctgttacctttcaatttattttatttgtaattgtattttatttttttaatgaaatgaataaagctGCTGAACTATTAACATCTACTGTCCTTGTGGCGTATCCATCCCTGCACAGATGCTGCATCGGTAAAGTGCTTTTATCAGATCGGTGTGTTATCACTGAGGCACAAATGTGTTTGCACACCTGGCTGATGTGTTTAACCAGTCGGTTCGTAGGTGTGGTCGTAGGAAAAGTCGTGCTTTAGGATGGGGAAGAAGCAACGTTATGATATCTTTGGGTCTAAAGCAGCGTGAGGCTGACAGGTTTTACCAACTTTGGAGAAAATCTTCACTTTAGTGTGtcaaaaaagagacaaaaaagttTGAGTTTCTGCCTGGTTGTCATTGTTCTCTTCTAGTTTATTGTCAAAGAAAAGACATCTTGACAAACTGCAACAATGATAAAAACATTAGACTTTTATTGCTTTAACTTTAAAGCTTATTATAGTGCAGCTTTATCTTTATTGTCTTGCCAATATGCACTTTCTCTGATGTCCTAAAATGGATCAAACGGGAAGGAGGTTTTTAAAACTAGcaataaaaatcacataaaattaAGTTCTGTTGCTAAGTTCCCTGGTATGTatcaacacaacactggttcgTTTAGTCTAGatcttttatgtttaaatgattCAAAATACTCCTGAAAACAATCAGgtactggacagaaaatgagggGGGGAAACAGCCAaactccaaagaaaaacaacaaacctgttGACTCATTTTCAAAGGagtgtttttagtttgtcaAGCTTTTTAACAAACTCATTCTCccataaaaaggctcctaaactcaaaggaTAAACCggtgttgtgtcgacacaaaACAACATAGcaaagaaccagttttaaaacataatatgTGAGAACTTTGtcaccagcagcctgtcacacaGACAATTCGTTCCTATTTCCTGGACTGAAtccatgaaaaacacaaaaggcagCACAGTTTAAGAgacataaaacagtattttagcaTCAATAAGGTGATTCTCAAAGAGCTATTAAAGATCAACTGAAGTATGAAGCTTCTCTCGGGATCTTAAACATCAGGTCTTTCAGATGTTTAAGATGAGTCTTTCACCCCTGACACAGCTTTTATCACTATATTGAttgatttgaatttatttggGTCAAGGATGGCACAAAAGACAATGTTTCGTTTACAAACGGTGTCACTGTTGCTTTATGTATAGTTTATGAAAAATAGAAATGTCTGAAAACTTCACATCTGCACACATTAAACTAATGCAAATGGGACCAGGAGGGAATAAACTGCTGCCCAGTTAGAGCTGTAAAGGCTGCCGTACGTCGGAGCCATGGCCCGAAACAAGGACTTCACTGAAAACGAAAACAGAAGCTGCCAAAGTTCAAAGCAAAAGCAGAGAAGTTCTTCAAAACGCAAGGGGAATGTTAATCagggacattttaaaaaggttacGAGGAAGTCTGGCTGTTTGGAGGCAAAACAAAGAAGTTACGAGTGGTttcaaacttttgcacagtgctgcaGGTATTCATAGTCTTTGCTGCGGGGTATGCAGAAATCCCTTCAGGCACGATTACATGCTTCATAAACAATTCTCAACCAAATATGAGAATGGTATGACACAGTGCCACCTCCTctatgaaaacataaataaaaacccagccTCACCTGACATTTTGTAAGCATCCAGCTTTTTCACCAGATCCACCCTGCTGATGGCGAGCAGGCACTTTTTCACCACGTCAACTCGCTCGGGTGAAACGGAGTCCAGCTTCTCGAGTTCGGTGATCACGTCCAAGAACGTCTGCAAAGGGACGGGGAAGCTGCATAACTTGGTGTCAAAATGAGAGCTAATAGGTGTTTCTGTAGGTCATGAAATGAATGTTCACCTCCCACACACACCTTGGCATTTATATCCTTAACAGGAATGTGTATTGACTTCTACTTGTTTCTGTAACCTAACCCTAACTAGAGCAGAACTAACactaacctaaactcaatttACACCTTACCCCCAACCCAAAAATGCTGTTCCACCACAttaggaccaggctttggtccacAAAAGGACTACTGGTCCTGAGGAGGTAGGCGTGTATgccagaaaaggtcctaaaaagataacaaaaaccAGGTACACACACGAGCTTCATTCGTTGTCATACCTGACAGCACTCCATTTTATCTCGGGGTAAAATGTTGCTCACAAGGAATTTTATGTCCTGCACATCTTTCCTGGACAGATCCTCGCTTATATTAACCATCAGTACCCTATAAGCGGAGAAATCTGTGTCAGAACAGGCGTGGAagattgaaaacaaacattaaaaacaggcgTCTCACCTGAAAGTTGGGAAAACATCTGCATATGTTCGAGGCTCCACATCATTCCTGCCGACTTTATACACCTTCCTGAGGATGTCATAGCGCCCCAGGCGCAGAATGAGCGCCTTCAGAAACAAAGGCGCGTCCCCGTGGTCCTCCACGTTGGACTTCAACATCTGCTTCACCACCTCGACGCTGCAATCGGTCTCCAGGCTCCCGCAGAGATACGCCACCTTCCGCTGCTCGCTGCTGCTGAGAGACTCGGCGACAACATTAATGTCCCGCAGGTGACTCTGGTCCGAAGGCGACAACATGGCGCCGATCCGGGTGGCTTCGTGGTggtcaaacaacaacaaaaa
This genomic stretch from Kryptolebias marmoratus isolate JLee-2015 linkage group LG6, ASM164957v2, whole genome shotgun sequence harbors:
- the LOC108240700 gene encoding CASP8 and FADD-like apoptosis regulator isoform X2, encoding MLSPSDQSHLRDINVVAESLSSSEQRKVAYLCGSLETDCSVEVVKQMLKSNVEDHGDAPLFLKALILRLGRYDILRKVYKVGRNDVEPRTYADVFPTFRVLMVNISEDLSRKDVQDIKFLVSNILPRDKMECCQTFLDVITELEKLDSVSPERVDVVKKCLLAISRVDLVKKLDAYKMSGETSAEPLSRQQSCRAAEVKQRQPQQHFAKVVVSLPVCREPSRGSLIEQYDFTSNPRGVCVIIDCVGRDGGMLENMFKELHFDVRLLQWLDSDGILQSLKGIFGQRDNRRYDGFVCCIISRGSANHLFGTDLCNTRLPIDSIRGLFTSDSCPALAGKPKLFFIQRYGDEEVLPCARAACRDENVEVDGWSRQLERSKIPSEADIFWSHCWTDERHLNHPQHRSVYLKTLTDGLHKAQRRRTSLVDVHTEMNGAIFEHNKRNPGATYHIDVKHTLRKNLYLE
- the LOC108240700 gene encoding CASP8 and FADD-like apoptosis regulator isoform X1; the encoded protein is MLSPSDQSHLRDINVVAESLSSSEQRKVAYLCGSLETDCSVEVVKQMLKSNVEDHGDAPLFLKALILRLGRYDILRKVYKVGRNDVEPRTYADVFPTFRVLMVNISEDLSRKDVQDIKFLVSNILPRDKMECCQTFLDVITELEKLDSVSPERVDVVKKCLLAISRVDLVKKLDAYKMSGETSAEPLSRQQSCRAAVSKTEVKQRQPQQHFAKVVVSLPVCREPSRGSLIEQYDFTSNPRGVCVIIDCVGRDGGMLENMFKELHFDVRLLQWLDSDGILQSLKGIFGQRDNRRYDGFVCCIISRGSANHLFGTDLCNTRLPIDSIRGLFTSDSCPALAGKPKLFFIQRYGDEEVLPCARAACRDENVEVDGWSRQLERSKIPSEADIFWSHCWTDERHLNHPQHRSVYLKTLTDGLHKAQRRRTSLVDVHTEMNGAIFEHNKRNPGATYHIDVKHTLRKNLYLE